One genomic window of Methyloceanibacter sp. wino2 includes the following:
- a CDS encoding PQQ-dependent dehydrogenase, methanol/ethanol family, with translation MKLKYGVLTGTIVAVTMGLAGQASAMNTDEEQLKRMADPDQWPAPGRDFQLTRHSTLSDITTDNVNKLQMSWAQGTNALRGHEGQPLVIKDVGGKTMLFMVSGCPSMANCNVVQALDLTDADNPKQVWSYVKKTDRDESAVPRACCDTVNRGGSYADGKFVYGTLDGFVIALDGQTGKEVWVVKYAYPEKGETITPAPLIADNKVFMGFGGDEFAARGRVAAFNLADGSEAWVCHSTGSDKDVCLTPETNKANPQFGQAGEDLGIKTFPGEDYKIGGGAAWGWYSYDPELKLVYYSTGNPGLWSPSYRCPDKTHEECNTGAFDNKWSMTIFARKIENGDAVWAYQMTPFDQWDYDGINENILTDMEIDGKKVKALTHFDRNGFAYVMDRTDGTLLRATKYVTTDWAEKVDMKTGRPIKVRDHSPLEVGRNVSACPSAMGGKDQQPGAVDPKEPNVFYMPTNNWCMELEPQERTHTNQGTVYVFANVYMYPEKQGTTGKIKKYDVLSGKTLWEIPDPYPNWGGTMVTDGGLVFYGSLGGDFRAVDRSSGKVLWSRKLGSGIIGNPITYKVGGKQYVGVYSGIGGWIGLPVTAGLDLNDKFGAIGATAMTKAAGLQHIPQGGTLNVFRIYE, from the coding sequence ATGAAACTGAAGTATGGTGTCCTGACTGGCACCATCGTCGCAGTGACGATGGGTCTTGCTGGCCAGGCGTCGGCTATGAACACCGACGAAGAGCAGCTGAAGCGCATGGCTGATCCCGACCAGTGGCCTGCCCCTGGTCGTGACTTTCAGCTGACGCGTCACAGCACGCTCTCAGACATTACGACCGATAACGTCAACAAGCTGCAGATGTCTTGGGCCCAGGGCACGAACGCCCTTCGTGGTCACGAGGGTCAGCCGCTTGTGATTAAGGATGTTGGTGGCAAGACCATGCTGTTCATGGTTTCTGGTTGCCCGTCCATGGCCAACTGTAACGTTGTTCAGGCTCTCGATTTGACGGATGCCGACAACCCGAAGCAGGTTTGGTCGTATGTCAAGAAGACCGACCGTGACGAGTCGGCTGTGCCGCGCGCTTGCTGCGACACCGTCAACCGTGGCGGCTCCTATGCCGATGGCAAGTTCGTTTATGGCACTCTCGATGGTTTCGTGATTGCCCTGGACGGCCAGACCGGTAAGGAAGTTTGGGTCGTCAAGTACGCCTATCCCGAGAAGGGTGAGACCATCACGCCGGCTCCGTTGATCGCCGATAACAAGGTGTTCATGGGCTTTGGTGGCGATGAGTTCGCCGCTCGTGGCCGCGTTGCCGCCTTCAATCTTGCAGACGGTTCCGAGGCTTGGGTGTGCCACAGCACGGGTTCCGACAAGGACGTGTGCCTGACGCCTGAAACCAACAAGGCCAACCCCCAATTCGGTCAGGCTGGTGAGGATCTTGGTATCAAGACCTTCCCCGGTGAGGACTACAAGATTGGTGGTGGTGCTGCTTGGGGTTGGTATTCCTACGATCCCGAGCTGAAGCTGGTCTACTACTCGACCGGTAACCCCGGCCTGTGGAGCCCGTCCTATCGTTGCCCCGATAAGACCCATGAGGAGTGCAACACTGGTGCGTTCGACAACAAGTGGTCGATGACGATCTTCGCTCGTAAGATCGAAAACGGCGACGCTGTCTGGGCCTATCAGATGACTCCGTTTGACCAGTGGGACTATGACGGCATCAACGAGAACATTCTTACCGACATGGAAATTGACGGTAAGAAGGTGAAGGCTCTCACCCACTTCGATCGTAATGGCTTTGCCTACGTCATGGATCGTACCGACGGCACGCTTCTGCGCGCCACGAAGTACGTGACCACGGACTGGGCTGAGAAGGTCGACATGAAGACCGGCCGTCCGATCAAGGTGCGTGACCACTCGCCGCTCGAAGTTGGCCGTAACGTCTCTGCCTGCCCGTCTGCGATGGGTGGTAAGGACCAGCAGCCTGGTGCTGTTGATCCGAAGGAGCCGAACGTCTTCTACATGCCCACCAACAACTGGTGCATGGAGCTCGAGCCTCAGGAGCGCACGCACACGAACCAGGGCACGGTTTACGTGTTCGCGAACGTGTACATGTATCCTGAAAAGCAGGGCACGACCGGCAAGATCAAGAAGTACGACGTCCTTTCGGGCAAGACGCTCTGGGAAATCCCGGATCCGTATCCGAACTGGGGTGGTACGATGGTCACCGACGGTGGTCTGGTGTTCTACGGCTCGCTGGGCGGTGACTTCCGCGCAGTCGACCGGAGCTCCGGTAAGGTCCTGTGGAGCCGCAAGCTGGGTTCGGGTATCATCGGTAACCCGATCACCTACAAGGTTGGTGGCAAGCAGTACGTTGGCGTGTACTCCGGCATTGGCGGCTGGATCGGTCTTCCGGTCACCGCTGGTCTGGACCTGAACGATAAGTTCGGCGCCATCGGTGCTACGGCCATGACCAAGGCCGCTGGCCTGCAGCATATCCCGCAGGGCGGTACGCTGAACGTCTTCCGCATTTACGAGTA
- a CDS encoding PQQ-dependent dehydrogenase, methanol/ethanol family, which translates to MKLKLGVLTGTVVAVTMGLAGQASAMNTDEEQLKRMADPDQWPAPGRDFALTRHSNLSDITTDNVNKLQMAWMQGTNALRGHEGQPLVIKDVGGKTMLFMISGCPSMANCNVVQGLDLSDPDNPKQVWSYVKKTDRDESAVPRACCDTVNRGGSYADGKFVFGTLDGFLIALDGQTGKEVWVVKWAYPEKGETITPAPLIADNKVFIGFGGSEFAARGRVGAFNLADGSEAWVCHTTGSDKDVCLTPETNKANPHYGTAGQDLGIKTFPGEDWKIGGGTAWGWYSYDPDTKLVYYSTANPGLWSPQYRCPDKTHEECNAVDPSLDGQVGRFDNKWTLSMFARKIETGEAVWVYQITPFDQWDYDGINENIITEMEVDGKKRKVLSHFDRNGFAYVWDAADGTVLRATKYVTTDWAEKIDLKTGRPIKVRDHSPLEVGRNVSACPSAMGGKDQQPASVDPKEPNLFYVPTNNWCMELEPQERTHTNQGTVYVFANVYMYPEKQGVTGKIKKYDVLTGKTLWEIPDPYPNWSGTMNTDGGLMFYGSLGGDFRAVDRETGKILWSRKLGSGIIGNPITFKTGGKQYVGVYSGIGGWIGLPVTAGLDLSDKFGAIGATAMTKAAGLQHVPQGGTLNVFRIYD; encoded by the coding sequence ATGAAACTCAAGTTAGGTGTCCTGACCGGCACCGTCGTCGCAGTGACGATGGGGCTCGCTGGTCAGGCGTCGGCCATGAATACCGACGAGGAACAGCTGAAGCGTATGGCTGATCCCGACCAGTGGCCCGCCCCTGGTCGTGACTTTGCTCTGACGCGTCACAGCAACCTGTCCGACATTACGACGGATAATGTGAACAAGCTGCAGATGGCGTGGATGCAGGGCACGAACGCCCTTCGCGGTCACGAAGGTCAGCCGCTTGTGATCAAGGACGTGGGTGGCAAGACCATGCTGTTCATGATTTCGGGTTGCCCGTCCATGGCCAATTGTAACGTGGTTCAGGGTCTGGATCTTTCGGATCCCGACAATCCGAAGCAGGTTTGGTCGTATGTGAAAAAGACCGACCGCGACGAGTCGGCTGTGCCGCGCGCTTGCTGCGACACCGTCAACCGCGGCGGTTCCTATGCGGACGGCAAGTTCGTGTTCGGCACGCTCGACGGCTTCTTGATCGCGCTCGACGGCCAGACCGGCAAGGAAGTCTGGGTTGTGAAATGGGCCTATCCCGAGAAGGGTGAGACCATCACGCCGGCTCCGTTGATCGCCGACAACAAAGTGTTCATCGGTTTCGGTGGTAGTGAGTTCGCCGCTCGCGGCCGCGTCGGCGCCTTCAACCTGGCGGACGGTTCCGAGGCTTGGGTGTGTCACACCACGGGTTCGGACAAAGACGTCTGCCTGACGCCCGAGACCAACAAGGCCAACCCGCATTACGGCACGGCCGGACAGGATCTTGGTATCAAGACCTTCCCCGGTGAGGATTGGAAGATCGGTGGCGGCACGGCGTGGGGTTGGTACTCCTACGATCCGGACACCAAGCTGGTCTACTACTCGACCGCCAACCCAGGTCTGTGGAGCCCGCAATATCGCTGCCCCGACAAGACCCACGAGGAGTGCAACGCAGTCGATCCTTCACTCGACGGGCAGGTGGGTCGCTTCGACAACAAGTGGACCCTCAGCATGTTCGCTCGGAAGATCGAGACTGGTGAGGCTGTCTGGGTCTACCAGATCACGCCGTTTGACCAGTGGGACTATGACGGCATCAACGAGAACATCATCACGGAGATGGAAGTCGACGGTAAGAAGCGGAAGGTTCTCTCCCACTTCGACCGCAACGGCTTCGCCTATGTCTGGGATGCTGCCGACGGTACCGTTCTGCGCGCCACGAAATACGTGACGACGGACTGGGCCGAGAAGATCGATCTCAAGACGGGCCGTCCGATCAAGGTGCGCGATCATTCGCCGCTCGAGGTTGGCCGCAACGTCTCTGCCTGCCCGTCCGCGATGGGTGGCAAGGACCAGCAGCCCGCTTCGGTCGATCCGAAGGAGCCGAACCTGTTCTATGTGCCCACCAACAACTGGTGCATGGAGCTGGAGCCCCAGGAGCGCACGCACACGAACCAGGGCACGGTCTACGTGTTCGCGAACGTGTACATGTATCCTGAGAAGCAGGGCGTGACCGGCAAGATCAAGAAGTACGACGTCCTGACGGGTAAGACGCTCTGGGAGATCCCGGATCCGTATCCGAACTGGAGCGGCACCATGAACACCGACGGTGGTCTGATGTTCTACGGTTCGCTGGGCGGTGATTTCCGCGCGGTCGACCGGGAGACCGGTAAGATCCTGTGGAGCCGCAAGTTGGGCTCGGGCATCATCGGTAACCCGATCACGTTCAAGACCGGCGGCAAGCAGTACGTCGGCGTGTACTCCGGCATTGGCGGCTGGATCGGTCTTCCGGTCACCGCTGGTCTGGACCTGAGCGATAAGTTCGGCGCCATCGGTGCGACGGCCATGACCAAGGCCGCTGGCCTGCAGCATGTCCCGCAGGGTGGCACCCTGAACGTCTTCCGCATCTACGACTAA
- a CDS encoding response regulator transcription factor: MTRVLVIDDHPIVLQGTRQLLEDVGVKEVHQAQSLADGFRAYRMQKPDVIIVDLAMHSGSLGGLSFIRRLRLHDPNTPILVFTMHSDPVIVSRALEVGATGYVLKDTPPEEVQTAFQRVRENRPYLSHDLASEVAFMEARGTTNPLRRMTVRELQTLALVAEGKPYGVIAEHLHVSYKTVANTCTQLKAKLGVRTLPELMRIAIQHLPAANSKMQR; encoded by the coding sequence ATGACTAGAGTCCTCGTCATCGACGATCATCCGATCGTTTTGCAGGGAACCCGGCAGTTACTGGAGGATGTCGGCGTAAAAGAAGTGCATCAGGCACAGAGTTTGGCCGACGGTTTCCGTGCCTACAGAATGCAGAAGCCCGACGTGATCATTGTCGACCTTGCCATGCATAGCGGGTCGCTCGGCGGCCTGTCGTTTATCCGTCGCCTGCGGCTGCACGATCCGAACACACCCATCCTGGTTTTCACGATGCATTCCGATCCGGTGATCGTGTCGCGTGCGCTCGAGGTCGGGGCCACGGGTTACGTCCTCAAGGATACGCCGCCCGAGGAAGTTCAAACGGCGTTTCAGCGCGTCCGGGAGAACAGGCCCTATCTCAGCCACGACCTCGCGTCGGAGGTTGCCTTCATGGAAGCGCGCGGTACGACCAATCCGCTACGCCGCATGACGGTTCGCGAACTGCAGACCCTTGCCCTCGTGGCGGAAGGGAAGCCGTACGGAGTCATCGCCGAGCATCTGCACGTGAGCTACAAGACCGTGGCCAACACCTGCACGCAGTTGAAGGCAAAGCTTGGTGTGCGGACGTTGCCGGAACTCATGCGAATCGCCATTCAGCATCTTCCAGCCGCCAACAGTAAAATGCAGCGGTAG
- a CDS encoding ATP-binding protein, with the protein MLQKLWYDQPVRTQLIVVVAAINLFAALLAGVVAILNTRTATKAEMESSLEVAERFVDVTLRDLSRQGKLDDLDEELPPLLRHLRHVRIMFLSDSGQLAIISPKGAAAGVKGSHAPGWFVSLVHPEIAQRKVRLLPDGSHPVIILGEPSDEISEAWQDFLSLALIWGAINAIVLVVLYIVLGRVLNPLASLSRGMHQLEGGEYWARLPSAKVKEVAVITDRFNMLASALDVARKENESLYQQLINVQEAERREIANELHDEAGACLFGIAANASSIQTTAGHLDGERATRISSRAGEILSIAERLKVMNRGLLKKLRPGPLGQVKLADLIVELTAGLQSQHPDTQIHTAVGSVAKSYGESVDLAIYRCVQEAITNAIRHGHAGNIDVDLDQMQLANGAGDYEAVRLTIADDGKGMEPDKAKGFGLTTMTERVRSVGGTCVIEGVPSKGTTVRVEIPIKQKKNESTAPVRARESVRELS; encoded by the coding sequence GTGCTGCAAAAGCTCTGGTATGATCAGCCAGTTCGCACCCAACTTATTGTGGTCGTGGCGGCGATCAATCTCTTTGCCGCCTTGTTGGCCGGCGTCGTTGCGATTCTCAACACGCGCACGGCGACCAAGGCCGAGATGGAGTCGTCGCTCGAAGTCGCCGAACGCTTCGTCGACGTGACGCTCAGGGATCTCTCCCGGCAAGGCAAGCTGGATGACCTCGACGAGGAACTGCCGCCCCTGCTGAGACATCTGCGGCACGTCCGCATCATGTTCTTGAGCGACTCCGGCCAGCTGGCCATCATTTCGCCCAAGGGCGCCGCCGCCGGGGTCAAGGGATCCCATGCTCCCGGCTGGTTCGTTTCCCTGGTCCATCCCGAGATCGCCCAAAGGAAGGTGCGCCTTCTCCCGGACGGTTCGCATCCTGTGATCATTCTCGGAGAGCCGTCCGACGAAATCTCGGAGGCCTGGCAGGACTTTCTCTCGCTTGCGCTGATCTGGGGCGCCATCAACGCCATTGTCTTGGTGGTGCTCTACATTGTGCTCGGGCGGGTGCTCAATCCGCTTGCGAGCCTATCTCGAGGCATGCACCAGCTGGAGGGTGGTGAGTATTGGGCCAGGTTGCCGAGTGCGAAGGTCAAGGAAGTGGCCGTCATCACGGATCGGTTCAACATGCTGGCAAGCGCGCTGGACGTGGCACGCAAGGAGAACGAGAGCCTCTACCAGCAGCTAATCAACGTTCAGGAAGCCGAGCGCCGCGAAATCGCCAACGAACTCCACGACGAGGCGGGCGCCTGTCTGTTCGGCATTGCCGCGAACGCGTCGTCGATCCAAACCACGGCAGGGCATTTGGACGGGGAACGGGCGACGAGGATTTCCAGCCGCGCCGGTGAGATCCTCTCGATTGCGGAACGGTTGAAGGTCATGAACCGGGGGCTTCTCAAGAAGCTGCGGCCGGGCCCGCTCGGCCAGGTCAAGCTGGCGGACCTGATCGTCGAGCTCACCGCTGGTCTTCAAAGCCAACACCCCGATACGCAGATTCATACGGCCGTCGGATCGGTCGCGAAATCCTACGGGGAGTCTGTCGATCTTGCGATTTATCGCTGCGTTCAGGAGGCGATCACCAATGCGATCCGCCACGGGCATGCAGGAAACATCGATGTGGATCTGGACCAGATGCAGCTCGCGAACGGCGCCGGCGATTACGAAGCGGTCCGTCTGACGATCGCGGACGACGGCAAAGGCATGGAGCCAGACAAAGCCAAAGGTTTCGGACTTACGACCATGACGGAGCGCGTCAGATCGGTCGGCGGTACCTGCGTGATCGAGGGTGTCCCATCCAAGGGCACCACCGTTCGCGTCGAAATTCCAATCAAGCAGAAAAAAAATGAATCTACGGCGCCCGTTCGGGCGCGAGAATCGGTCAGGGAGCTATCATGA
- a CDS encoding HPF/RaiA family ribosome-associated protein: MEALYGISLGYQLPQHGSSEAVETRIREKAAKLGRLYNRIIGCTVVVEAPHRHHHKGKLYSVHIDISVPGKDLVVDRAKPLDHAHEDVYLAVRDAFNAAERQLEDHARRMRGDVKNHPAARDSAVPPAE; the protein is encoded by the coding sequence ATGGAGGCGCTTTATGGAATTTCCCTTGGATATCAGCTTCCGCAACATGGATCCTCTGAGGCAGTCGAAACGCGAATCCGCGAAAAGGCCGCCAAGCTCGGCCGGCTCTACAATCGTATCATAGGCTGCACGGTCGTCGTCGAAGCCCCTCACCGACATCACCACAAGGGAAAGCTCTACAGCGTTCACATCGACATCAGCGTCCCCGGCAAGGACCTTGTCGTGGACCGGGCGAAACCGCTCGACCATGCCCACGAGGATGTCTATCTCGCGGTTCGCGATGCGTTCAACGCCGCGGAACGCCAGCTCGAAGACCATGCGCGCCGGATGCGCGGTGATGTGAAGAATCACCCGGCCGCCCGCGACAGCGCCGTTCCGCCTGCGGAGTAG
- a CDS encoding CYTH and CHAD domain-containing protein, with translation MSGETPASDAKEIELKLVFDPEHASAVLAHPLLAAGDGAAPGPRVLETKERELLSVYYDTPDDLLRKAGVFLRVRSTGTGYVQTIKTARAESEFLERSEWECDLPTKSYDLSAAAGTALEPLLSDAVREGLGPRFETRFLRRTFLIDDGGSLIEVAVDQGDIVAGEERARVCELELELKSGTAAVLFGLAKRLAETVPLTLSVKTKAERGFDLLDGGEPEFEKALPVDIPPDETCANAFRIAARNCLRQVLANLHGTREGKAEALHQMRVGLRRMRAAVLLFGDVVDSPQRPRIAAELKWIASHLGTARDLDVFSSDIVAPHRAEYPDDPGWKAVEDRVREARAQAQRAAVEATGSARFRMALLDLGAWIEFGDWTHSDNPLAGKPVADYASAKLSRLRRSVVKKGKGLPKLSVAERHRVRIHAKRMRYGSEFFSATFPGKRQAKRCRKSLAALELLQDSLGTLNDIANRQTIFNIGGAGHESGTMPMPKVDPGEEKALMKTAKHAYARFADVKPFWKA, from the coding sequence GTGTCCGGAGAGACCCCGGCGAGTGACGCAAAGGAAATCGAGCTCAAGCTCGTCTTTGACCCCGAGCACGCCTCGGCCGTGTTGGCGCACCCCCTCCTGGCGGCAGGAGATGGCGCGGCGCCTGGGCCGCGCGTTCTTGAAACGAAAGAGCGCGAGCTTCTTTCCGTCTATTACGACACGCCGGACGATCTTCTGAGAAAAGCCGGCGTCTTCTTGCGGGTGCGCAGTACCGGCACGGGCTATGTCCAGACCATCAAGACCGCGCGCGCCGAGAGCGAGTTCTTGGAACGGAGCGAGTGGGAATGCGATCTGCCGACCAAAAGCTACGACCTGTCCGCGGCCGCGGGAACCGCTCTCGAGCCGCTGCTCAGCGACGCGGTGCGCGAAGGCCTCGGCCCGCGTTTCGAGACGAGGTTTTTGCGCCGGACATTTCTGATCGACGACGGCGGGAGTCTGATCGAGGTGGCGGTCGATCAGGGCGATATCGTCGCCGGTGAGGAGAGGGCGCGTGTTTGCGAGCTTGAACTCGAACTGAAGTCCGGGACCGCGGCCGTCTTGTTTGGACTGGCGAAGCGCCTCGCCGAAACCGTGCCGTTGACTCTCAGTGTCAAGACCAAGGCGGAACGCGGTTTCGATCTGCTCGACGGCGGCGAGCCCGAATTCGAAAAGGCACTCCCTGTCGACATCCCGCCCGATGAGACCTGTGCGAACGCATTCCGCATCGCCGCGCGCAATTGCTTGCGACAAGTGCTCGCGAACTTGCACGGGACCCGTGAGGGCAAAGCCGAAGCGTTGCACCAGATGCGTGTCGGGCTCCGGCGCATGCGGGCAGCCGTGCTGCTGTTCGGAGACGTCGTCGACAGCCCGCAGCGTCCCCGAATTGCCGCCGAACTCAAATGGATCGCCAGCCACCTCGGGACCGCTCGCGATCTCGACGTGTTCAGCTCCGACATCGTGGCACCGCATCGCGCGGAGTATCCCGACGATCCGGGATGGAAGGCCGTCGAGGATCGTGTGCGGGAAGCGCGGGCGCAGGCCCAAAGAGCGGCCGTCGAAGCAACCGGTTCGGCGCGCTTCCGCATGGCGCTTCTGGATCTCGGGGCGTGGATCGAGTTTGGCGATTGGACTCACAGCGATAACCCGCTCGCGGGAAAGCCCGTCGCGGACTACGCGTCGGCGAAGCTATCGCGGCTGCGCCGAAGCGTGGTGAAGAAGGGGAAGGGCCTGCCGAAGCTGAGCGTGGCCGAGCGCCACAGGGTGCGCATCCATGCCAAGCGGATGCGGTACGGAAGCGAATTTTTCAGCGCGACGTTTCCGGGCAAGAGACAAGCCAAGAGGTGCCGGAAATCCCTCGCGGCGCTGGAGCTGCTGCAAGACTCGCTCGGGACGCTCAACGATATCGCCAACCGGCAGACGATCTTCAACATCGGCGGCGCCGGGCATGAGTCCGGGACGATGCCCATGCCGAAAGTGGATCCCGGCGAAGAGAAGGCTCTCATGAAAACGGCGAAGCACGCCTATGCGCGCTTCGCCGACGTCAAGCCCTTCTGGAAGGCCTAG
- a CDS encoding GGDEF domain-containing protein has product MLLLTWGRDGWSLEAAPRFVGSWGLAVLVFSLGGMAMLWSITSGFTGGMVLGATLATLAWGMKWHAVRRFAGRPSAPFLILLGPAVLLLSVLLGLATSMDDRFVVVCSILAAYGFASAYELRRMPDASQSWPAIALLVLASTLYVSWIPVAVTVPLESVAAAMTSKWLPFVVLATLLLRVALAFMVLSMAKERDEEEQRRNALTDSLTGLPNRRALFEIAESVVERRLHGGGTPVSLIIADLDYFKDTNDTFGHTLGDEVLRLFAKVAQLSLEENHVIGRLGGEEFAAILPGVGAEEAVEVAERLRTRFAESGGFVSGLPVGATVSIGVTADRQVDSGLSSLFRRADAALYAAKSAGRNRVVFIGSDDTVVPVGEGRVVRTSPTRLFARPGLLEFSQVRSA; this is encoded by the coding sequence ATGTTGCTGCTCACTTGGGGCCGCGACGGCTGGTCGCTTGAGGCTGCGCCGCGCTTCGTGGGCTCGTGGGGCCTCGCGGTGTTGGTTTTCAGCCTGGGCGGTATGGCCATGCTCTGGTCCATCACGTCGGGCTTCACGGGTGGCATGGTGCTCGGGGCGACCCTGGCGACCCTGGCGTGGGGCATGAAATGGCATGCCGTGCGGCGCTTTGCCGGGCGCCCGTCGGCGCCGTTCCTGATCCTGCTCGGTCCGGCAGTCCTGCTGCTTTCCGTGTTGTTGGGGCTTGCGACGTCGATGGACGACCGCTTCGTGGTCGTTTGCTCGATCTTGGCCGCTTATGGTTTCGCGTCGGCCTATGAGTTGAGACGGATGCCCGATGCATCCCAGTCTTGGCCCGCCATCGCGCTCTTGGTGCTCGCCAGTACTTTGTATGTCTCCTGGATCCCGGTCGCCGTCACGGTGCCGCTCGAGTCCGTCGCCGCGGCCATGACCAGCAAATGGCTGCCCTTTGTCGTGCTCGCGACCCTGCTGCTGCGCGTTGCGCTGGCCTTCATGGTCTTGTCCATGGCGAAGGAACGCGACGAGGAGGAGCAGCGGCGCAATGCGCTGACGGATAGTCTCACCGGGTTGCCGAACCGGCGGGCCCTGTTCGAGATTGCGGAGTCGGTCGTGGAGCGGCGCCTGCACGGCGGGGGCACGCCGGTCTCGCTCATCATCGCCGATCTCGACTACTTCAAGGATACGAACGACACCTTCGGGCATACGCTCGGTGACGAGGTACTGCGCCTCTTTGCCAAGGTCGCGCAGCTGAGCCTTGAGGAGAACCACGTCATCGGCCGCCTCGGCGGCGAGGAGTTCGCGGCCATATTGCCTGGCGTCGGTGCCGAGGAAGCGGTCGAAGTGGCCGAGCGTCTGCGGACGCGTTTCGCCGAGTCCGGCGGGTTCGTGAGTGGCCTTCCGGTTGGCGCCACGGTGAGTATCGGCGTGACCGCCGACCGGCAAGTCGACTCCGGGCTCTCGAGCCTCTTCCGCCGCGCGGATGCGGCCCTGTATGCCGCCAAGAGCGCGGGCCGGAACCGGGTCGTGTTCATCGGCTCCGACGACACGGTCGTGCCGGTCGGCGAAGGGCGCGTCGTGCGTACGTCTCCAACACGGCTCTTTGCGAGGCCCGGTCTGTTGGAGTTCTCGCAGGTGCGGTCCGCCTGA
- a CDS encoding DUF6455 family protein produces the protein MTDPKPELAGFHRQVLMEDMMETVGVEQFDVVDLDGGQSYIRARANCHACECKDACTNWLAAHTAGDPQPFCPNATLFQAVKS, from the coding sequence ATGACCGATCCAAAGCCTGAACTAGCCGGCTTCCACCGTCAGGTCCTCATGGAGGACATGATGGAGACAGTCGGCGTGGAGCAATTCGATGTCGTCGATCTCGACGGCGGCCAATCCTACATCCGCGCGCGTGCGAATTGTCATGCCTGCGAATGTAAGGACGCGTGCACGAATTGGCTCGCCGCCCACACCGCAGGCGATCCGCAACCGTTCTGTCCGAACGCCACCCTGTTCCAGGCCGTCAAGAGCTAG
- the ppa gene encoding inorganic diphosphatase, with amino-acid sequence MDIPHIPVGDNPPHEVNVIIEIPQGGSPVKYEVDKKSGALFVDRFLHTAMFYPANYGFIPHTLSEDGDPVDCIVITPTPVAPGAVIRARPVGALLMEDEAGIDEKIIAVPIDELHPYYKRVSSYRDLPEILVEQIGHFFEHYKDLEPGKWVKVVRWAEVGEAGELIRAGIERNAEA; translated from the coding sequence ATGGATATCCCTCACATTCCGGTCGGCGATAATCCGCCCCACGAAGTCAATGTGATCATCGAGATCCCGCAAGGCGGATCGCCGGTGAAGTACGAAGTCGACAAGAAGTCGGGCGCGCTTTTCGTCGACCGCTTCCTGCACACGGCGATGTTCTATCCGGCGAACTACGGCTTCATCCCGCACACGCTCTCCGAAGACGGAGATCCCGTCGACTGCATCGTGATCACGCCGACGCCCGTGGCGCCGGGCGCGGTCATTCGTGCACGTCCTGTCGGGGCTCTTCTCATGGAGGACGAGGCCGGGATCGACGAAAAGATCATCGCCGTGCCGATCGACGAACTCCATCCGTACTACAAGCGGGTGTCGAGCTATCGCGACCTGCCCGAGATTCTCGTCGAGCAGATCGGCCATTTCTTCGAGCACTACAAGGATCTGGAACCGGGCAAATGGGTCAAGGTCGTGCGCTGGGCCGAGGTTGGCGAGGCGGGCGAGCTGATCCGCGCCGGAATTGAGCGCAACGCGGAAGCCTAG
- a CDS encoding STAS/SEC14 domain-containing protein: MIELLKGFPSNVVAIACHGNVSRQDYDDVLIPAVEKALQSHDKVRMLYEVAPDFTGYDAGAAWEDFKTGMEHFTKWDRIAVITDIEWIAGAVKIFAVFLPSSVRVYPLAEAAQARLWITQAS, from the coding sequence ATGATCGAGCTACTCAAAGGCTTCCCGAGCAACGTCGTGGCCATTGCCTGCCACGGCAATGTCTCGCGGCAGGACTACGATGACGTGCTGATTCCAGCGGTGGAGAAGGCGCTCCAATCCCACGACAAGGTCCGCATGCTGTACGAGGTCGCGCCCGACTTTACCGGCTACGATGCCGGTGCGGCTTGGGAGGACTTCAAGACCGGCATGGAGCACTTCACCAAGTGGGACCGTATTGCCGTTATCACCGACATCGAGTGGATCGCGGGCGCGGTGAAGATCTTCGCCGTCTTCCTGCCGAGTTCGGTCCGCGTCTACCCGCTCGCCGAGGCGGCTCAGGCCCGGCTCTGGATCACGCAAGCGTCCTAG